The DNA region CGCTGCTGTTCGTCACGCATTCCATCGAAGAGGCGCTCGTGGTCGGCAACCGGATTTTGCTGCTGTCGCCGCATCCGGGGCGTGTGCGCGCGGAGCTCAACAGCCATCAGTATTCTCAGGACAGTTTCGGGCGCGGCGATTTTCAGCGCAGCGTCGCGCGTATTCATCACCTGCTGTTTGAAGAGCCGGAGGCCGTGCAATGAGTTCGCCCGCCACTTTGCTGCCGCCGGTTCGCGAGGAATACGAGCGCCCGCTCGAACCGCTCGGCGAACTCGTTCTCGAAGCGCCGCTGCCGCTCGGCAAGCGCATCTTCGCGCAAGGCTGGATACGCAAGACGCTGATTGCGCTGGTGTTGATCGCCATCTGGGAGTTCGCCGCGCGCGCGCTCGACAACGACCTGCTGCTGCCCACGTTCGGCGCGACGTTCAGCGCATTCGTGCAAGGCGTGTGGTCCGGCGAACTGCTGCAAAAAACGGCCGTGTCGATGTCGGTGCTGCTGCGCGGCTATCTGCTCGGCGCCGCGCTCGCCTTCGTGCTGACCTCGCTCGCGGTCTCGACGCGTCTGGGCCGCGATGTCCTGTCGATGCTGACCGCGATGTTCAACCCGCTGCCTTCCATCGCGCTGCTGCCGCTCGCGTTGCTGTGGTTCGGCCTCGGCACCGGCAGCCTGCTGTTCGTGCTGGTGCATTCCGTCCTCTGGCCGCTGGCGCTGAACACCTACTCCGGTTTTCAATCGGTGCCGGCGACGTTGCGCATGACCGGCCGCAACTACGGGCTCACCGGCATGCGCCATGTGCTGCTGATTCTGGTGCCGGCGGCGTTGCCGGCGATTCTGGCGGGCTTGCGGGTAGGCTGGGCTTTTGCCTGGCGTACGCTGATCGCGGCTGAACTCGTGTTCGGCGCGAGTTCCGGCAGCGGCGGCCTCGGCTGGTACATCTTCCAGAATCGCAACGAGCTGTATACGGATCGCGTTTTCGCGGGCCTTGCCGCGGTGATCGTGATCGGCTTGCTGATCGAGCACCTGGTGTTCGATACGCTCGAACGCGTGACGGTTCGGCGCTGGGGCGTGCAGCACTGACGGGCCGCATCCTCGGTCACACTCCGGCCACCTGAAGGCCGCGCGAGGATTCTGTAGAACTATTCGGTGTTGGCGACTACGATATGAACGAAGGGCGCCTGAGCGCGGTGACGGCGCAGTGCACAAAGATTGTCGAAACTTCCGGTTGCTCTCGCTGCCGGCGTGGACTACAAATCTAAAGCCGTGCCACGGCCTGCGAACCAGACAGACAAGGAGACTTCCGCCATGGGTATGCGCCCGGATCCCACGTTCCATGCATCACCGAAACTCGCCATGGATGCGCCGGCGGAAGAGTACGCGTACACCGTACTGCTCAGCCCCGATTTTTCGCAACCTGACGCGCTTGCCGTCATCGATGTGAAACCCGGTTCGCCAACCTACAGCCAGGTGGTGCATACGGTGCCGGTGCCGTACAAAGGGGACGAATTCCATCATTTCGGGTGGAATGCATGCTCGTCGGCATTGTCGCCGCTGACCGGCCACGCGTTCCTCGAGCGGCGCTACCTGATCATTCCGGGCATGCGTTCTTCGCGCATCTACATTGTGGACACGCATCCGCACCCGACCCAGGCGCGCATTCACAAGATCATCGAGCCCGAGGAAATCTTCCGCAAGACGGGCTACTCGCGCCCGCATACCGTGCATTGCGGCCCTGAGGGGATTTACATCAGCACCCTCGGCGGTGCCGGCAAGGATGGCACCGACGGGCCGCCGGGCATTTTCATCATGGACTGCGAAACGTTCGAGGTGCTCGGCCGCTGGGAGCTCGACCGCGGATTGCAGAAGAAACACTACGATTTCTGGTGGAACCTGCCGCGCGATTACATGGTGTCGAGCGAATGGGCGTTGCCGCCGCAATTCGAGAACGGCATCGTCCCCGAGGATCTGCTGTCGAACAAGTACGGCCACCGCATTCATTTCTGGGATCTGAGCGGCAGGCGCAACGTGCAGACCATCGACCTCGGCGCGAACCACCAGATGGCGCTCGAAGTGCGGCCCGCGCACGATCCCAGCCGGGAATACGGCTTTATCGGCGTGGTGGTCGATACGACGAATCTGGAAGGATCGATCTGGAC from Paraburkholderia aromaticivorans includes:
- a CDS encoding ABC transporter permease, which produces MSSPATLLPPVREEYERPLEPLGELVLEAPLPLGKRIFAQGWIRKTLIALVLIAIWEFAARALDNDLLLPTFGATFSAFVQGVWSGELLQKTAVSMSVLLRGYLLGAALAFVLTSLAVSTRLGRDVLSMLTAMFNPLPSIALLPLALLWFGLGTGSLLFVLVHSVLWPLALNTYSGFQSVPATLRMTGRNYGLTGMRHVLLILVPAALPAILAGLRVGWAFAWRTLIAAELVFGASSGSGGLGWYIFQNRNELYTDRVFAGLAAVIVIGLLIEHLVFDTLERVTVRRWGVQH
- a CDS encoding selenium-binding protein SBP56-related protein — its product is MGMRPDPTFHASPKLAMDAPAEEYAYTVLLSPDFSQPDALAVIDVKPGSPTYSQVVHTVPVPYKGDEFHHFGWNACSSALSPLTGHAFLERRYLIIPGMRSSRIYIVDTHPHPTQARIHKIIEPEEIFRKTGYSRPHTVHCGPEGIYISTLGGAGKDGTDGPPGIFIMDCETFEVLGRWELDRGLQKKHYDFWWNLPRDYMVSSEWALPPQFENGIVPEDLLSNKYGHRIHFWDLSGRRNVQTIDLGANHQMALEVRPAHDPSREYGFIGVVVDTTNLEGSIWTWWREGGQFHIEKTATIPPEPAATELLPPLLQGFGAVPPLVTDIDLSIDDRFLYVACWGTGELRQYDVTEPRKPKLTGSVHIGGIARRTPHSNGKTFAGGPQMVEISRDGKRVYWTNSLYSTWDNQFYPDGVPAAQVMARAEPGGGLTLTDDYWVDFPDGYRAHQIRLEGGDCSTDSFCYPSVGV